A portion of the Oxynema aestuarii AP17 genome contains these proteins:
- a CDS encoding ABC transporter permease — MKFAKTLKIWGGYGYSGPPLLLVAAAATVAIAIFTPLAYLFVRAAGAGGDRIGELLSRGKTIEVFAGSATLALGVTLCSAAIAIPLAFLTTRTDLPGRRFWAIATTLPLAVPSYVGSFALIATFGTRGSWLQLLLEPLGVSELPSIYGWPGALLSLTLFTYPYLLISVRSGLQGIDPALEEASRSLGRNPWQTFWQVTLPQLRPSLVAGGLLVALYALRDFGTPSLMRFDSFTRVIFTQYKTSFDRHSAAVLALVLVLLVWLILWLEYRVRTGAAYYSQSSGSSRVPPTIKLGPWKGIAIALCAIVSGLGLLLPLAVTVFWLGRGLSAGKIPVDTWEAAFNSILAAGSAAVVTTLFALPVAILAVRFPGRLTTAIERCTYIGFGLPGITIALSLVFLGANYLPWLYQTLPMLVFAYLVLFLPQSVGTIRSCLLQVNPQLEESARSLGRSPWQTLREITLPLVSPGILGGAVLVFLTAIKELPATMLLAPIGFKTLATQIWQATEDVAFTDAAAASLTLLLVSAASTLLLTRQKV, encoded by the coding sequence ATGAAATTCGCAAAAACACTGAAAATTTGGGGGGGGTACGGGTATTCCGGACCGCCCCTGTTGCTCGTAGCGGCGGCGGCAACCGTCGCGATCGCCATTTTTACCCCCTTAGCATATTTGTTCGTGCGCGCCGCAGGAGCGGGAGGCGATCGCATTGGGGAACTGCTCTCGCGCGGTAAAACCATAGAAGTGTTTGCAGGCAGTGCGACCCTCGCCCTCGGAGTGACCCTCTGTTCCGCCGCGATCGCCATTCCCCTTGCCTTTCTGACCACCCGTACCGATCTCCCCGGACGGCGCTTTTGGGCGATCGCCACCACCTTACCCCTCGCCGTCCCCAGTTACGTCGGCAGCTTCGCCTTAATTGCCACCTTCGGCACCCGAGGCAGTTGGCTGCAACTGTTACTCGAACCCCTCGGCGTCAGCGAACTGCCTTCCATTTACGGCTGGCCCGGAGCGCTGCTGTCCCTGACCTTATTTACTTATCCCTACTTGCTCATTTCCGTGCGTTCCGGCTTGCAAGGGATCGACCCGGCTTTAGAAGAAGCCTCGCGCAGTTTGGGCCGCAATCCTTGGCAGACCTTTTGGCAAGTCACCTTACCGCAATTGCGCCCTTCCCTCGTCGCCGGAGGCTTGCTGGTCGCCCTTTACGCCCTGCGCGATTTCGGAACCCCGAGTTTGATGCGCTTCGACTCGTTTACCCGAGTCATTTTTACTCAATATAAGACCAGCTTCGATCGCCACTCCGCCGCCGTCCTGGCGTTGGTGCTCGTGTTACTCGTCTGGCTGATTTTGTGGCTGGAATATCGCGTCAGAACCGGGGCCGCTTACTACAGCCAGAGTTCCGGGAGTAGTCGGGTACCGCCCACGATTAAATTAGGACCGTGGAAAGGGATCGCGATCGCCTTGTGCGCGATCGTCTCCGGGCTGGGGTTACTTCTTCCCCTCGCCGTCACCGTCTTTTGGCTCGGTCGGGGTCTGAGTGCCGGAAAAATCCCCGTCGATACCTGGGAAGCCGCCTTTAACTCGATCCTCGCCGCCGGATCTGCCGCCGTCGTCACCACTTTATTCGCCCTTCCCGTGGCAATTCTCGCCGTGCGCTTCCCCGGACGCCTGACCACGGCGATCGAGCGGTGTACTTACATCGGCTTCGGACTCCCCGGGATCACGATCGCCCTCTCCCTCGTCTTTTTAGGCGCCAATTACCTGCCCTGGCTGTATCAAACCTTGCCCATGCTGGTATTCGCCTATTTAGTCTTATTTCTGCCCCAATCCGTGGGAACGATCCGCAGTTGCTTGTTACAAGTCAATCCGCAATTAGAAGAATCCGCCCGCAGTTTGGGGCGATCGCCCTGGCAAACCTTACGCGAAATTACCCTACCCCTCGTCAGTCCCGGCATCCTCGGCGGTGCCGTTCTGGTCTTTTTGACCGCGATCAAGGAGTTACCCGCCACCATGTTACTCGCCCCCATCGGCTTCAAAACCCTAGCCACTCAAATTTGGCAAGCCACCGAAGATGTTGCCTTCACCGATGCGGCGGCAGCTTCCTTGACGTTACTCCTCGTTTCCGCCGCGTCCACCTTACTCTTGACCCGACAAAAAGTTTAG
- a CDS encoding iron ABC transporter substrate-binding protein, producing MKRRKILSLFGLTVASGFVAIACSSNTVTPQAENTATSGSEATVASTPAEGGLVIYSGRSEKLVGELIEKFETQTGVEVEIRYGDTAELAAAILEEQQNSPADLFFAQDAGALGALQKAERTTAIPQELLSKVDERYRSPEGEWVGVTGRVRTVDYNTDLVQPEELPASIMDLTDPKWEGKIGWAPTNGSFQSFVTALRLSEGEEAARQWLEGIKANNPQVYPKNTPIVEALSRGEIAVGFVNHYYLERLKAENPDVPVAHHYTNDVGSLVNVAGVAILDSAKNPEAAQKFIGFLLEEDAQKYFATETYEYPLVSGIEAAKDLKPLAEIDYKTIDLSNLDDLDATLKLLQDSGVL from the coding sequence GTGAAAAGAAGAAAAATATTGAGTTTGTTCGGGTTAACAGTTGCCAGTGGTTTCGTGGCGATCGCCTGTTCGAGCAACACCGTCACACCGCAAGCCGAAAATACCGCAACCTCCGGCAGCGAAGCCACCGTCGCCAGTACGCCAGCCGAAGGGGGACTCGTCATCTATTCCGGACGCAGCGAAAAACTCGTCGGCGAACTGATCGAGAAATTTGAAACCCAAACCGGAGTAGAGGTCGAAATCCGCTACGGAGACACCGCCGAACTCGCCGCCGCGATTCTCGAAGAACAACAAAACAGTCCCGCCGACCTGTTCTTCGCGCAGGATGCCGGAGCCCTCGGCGCCTTGCAAAAAGCCGAGCGCACCACCGCGATCCCGCAAGAATTGCTCTCCAAAGTAGACGAACGCTACCGCTCTCCCGAAGGGGAATGGGTCGGGGTCACCGGACGGGTGCGAACCGTGGACTACAACACTGATTTAGTCCAACCGGAAGAATTGCCCGCCTCGATTATGGATTTGACCGATCCGAAATGGGAAGGAAAAATCGGTTGGGCGCCGACCAACGGCTCCTTTCAATCCTTCGTGACCGCCTTGCGCCTCAGCGAGGGGGAAGAAGCGGCCCGTCAGTGGCTCGAAGGGATTAAAGCGAATAACCCGCAAGTGTATCCCAAAAATACGCCGATTGTCGAAGCCCTTTCGCGGGGGGAAATTGCCGTCGGGTTTGTCAACCATTATTATTTAGAACGGCTGAAAGCGGAAAATCCAGACGTTCCCGTGGCACACCACTACACGAACGATGTCGGTTCCTTAGTGAACGTGGCGGGGGTTGCGATTCTCGACAGCGCCAAAAACCCGGAAGCCGCCCAGAAATTCATCGGCTTTCTGTTAGAGGAAGACGCCCAGAAATATTTTGCTACCGAGACTTACGAGTATCCCTTGGTGAGTGGAATAGAGGCGGCGAAAGATCTCAAACCCCTCGCAGAGATCGACTACAAAACGATCGATTTGAGCAATCTCGACGATCTCGACGCCACCCTCAAACTGTTGCAAGACTCGGGAGTGCTCTAA
- a CDS encoding (2Fe-2S) ferredoxin domain-containing protein: protein MQIFLKFYLENLSFGHGDRPVCDRSLGLKQTIENHDLRRTTMGKSHQQVSKFALEGRLLGFFDKKNKKAKQLGIATTEGIQTIDLSLSKKERASLSDALNRGDRIRVSGKRKLNLKTGKLKLKARQVLPASPAEICQQYTSASPCQLESETAPAPDKPVKILICQKSDCRKRGGKAVCQALEESLRESGLQDRVKIKATGCMSRCKLGPNVVVMPDKTRYTKFKPKEVPELIAKHL from the coding sequence ATGCAAATTTTTCTCAAATTTTACCTCGAAAATTTGAGTTTCGGACACGGCGATCGCCCCGTCTGCGATCGATCGCTCGGTTTAAAACAAACCATCGAAAACCACGACCTACGACGAACCACAATGGGTAAATCTCATCAACAAGTCTCGAAATTTGCTTTAGAAGGACGCTTACTCGGTTTTTTCGATAAAAAAAATAAGAAAGCCAAACAGCTTGGCATCGCCACCACCGAGGGCATCCAAACCATCGATCTGAGCCTGTCGAAGAAAGAACGGGCCAGCTTGTCCGACGCCCTCAATCGGGGAGATCGCATCCGGGTAAGCGGCAAACGCAAACTCAACCTGAAAACCGGGAAACTCAAACTCAAAGCCCGTCAGGTCTTGCCCGCCAGTCCAGCCGAGATCTGCCAACAGTACACCAGTGCCAGTCCCTGCCAGTTAGAAAGCGAAACGGCTCCGGCGCCGGATAAACCCGTTAAAATTCTCATCTGCCAGAAATCCGACTGTCGCAAGCGCGGCGGGAAAGCGGTTTGTCAGGCGTTGGAAGAGAGCTTGCGCGAGAGTGGTTTGCAAGATCGGGTAAAAATTAAGGCGACCGGGTGCATGAGTCGGTGCAAACTCGGGCCGAACGTGGTGGTCATGCCGGATAAAACTCGTTACACGAAGTTTAAACCGAAAGAAGTTCCCGAATTAATCGCAAAACATCTTTAA
- a CDS encoding transcriptional repressor, whose translation MSIYNAAALKAELRQRGFRMTAQRETILRVFQTIPQGKHLNAEELYNILQHQGEKISVSTVYRTLNLMAKMGILRELEFAEGHKHYELNKPSELHHHLICVECRQTVEFKSDWIAKIAKNQAKSNEFELLDCQLTLHCVCLEAFEEGWPYCLPEDWVCPKSQRHRSSCEPH comes from the coding sequence ATGAGCATATACAATGCGGCGGCATTGAAAGCCGAACTCAGGCAACGGGGTTTTCGGATGACAGCCCAACGAGAAACCATTTTGAGGGTCTTTCAAACTATTCCCCAAGGAAAGCATCTCAATGCGGAGGAATTGTACAATATTCTCCAACATCAAGGGGAAAAAATTAGCGTTTCTACGGTTTATCGTACCCTCAACTTGATGGCGAAAATGGGAATTTTACGCGAACTCGAATTCGCCGAAGGACACAAACACTACGAACTGAACAAACCTTCCGAACTCCACCATCACCTCATCTGTGTCGAATGTCGCCAAACCGTGGAATTTAAAAGCGATTGGATTGCCAAAATTGCGAAAAACCAAGCCAAATCTAACGAATTTGAATTACTCGACTGTCAGCTAACCCTTCATTGTGTTTGCTTAGAAGCCTTTGAGGAAGGTTGGCCTTATTGTCTTCCCGAAGATTGGGTCTGTCCCAAATCTCAACGCCATCGCTCCAGTTGCGAACCCCATTAA
- a CDS encoding type 1 glutamine amidotransferase — protein sequence MQQHPTGTRILAIQHADCENLGYFETVLRQLKIPFDYLDVSSGETFPLTLNNYTHLIVLGGFMSAYQEREYPWLRYECDLIEYALEREIGIVGICLGAQLIAKVLGASVQKGDRGSEIGWYDVVLTPDAQQDPLLKEFPHQFKALQWHGDTFDLPEKAVRLASSSKYENQAFRYGDRVWGLQFHLEVTEEIIQRWLVNHNQRHPVPQQIPPYPIQKATSKNLSEFQTMADRFIEQFIAVTTPVSQSS from the coding sequence ATGCAACAGCACCCTACTGGCACCAGAATTTTGGCCATCCAACACGCCGATTGTGAAAATCTCGGTTACTTTGAAACGGTCTTGCGTCAACTCAAAATTCCTTTCGATTATTTGGATGTTTCGAGTGGCGAAACTTTTCCCCTAACCTTAAACAATTATACCCACTTGATCGTTTTAGGCGGATTTATGAGCGCCTATCAAGAACGGGAATATCCCTGGCTGCGTTACGAATGCGATTTGATCGAATATGCATTGGAACGGGAGATAGGAATTGTCGGGATTTGTTTGGGCGCTCAATTAATTGCCAAAGTCCTCGGCGCTTCAGTACAAAAGGGCGATCGCGGTTCCGAGATTGGATGGTATGACGTGGTGTTAACTCCCGACGCCCAACAGGATCCACTCTTGAAAGAATTTCCCCACCAATTTAAAGCCTTGCAATGGCATGGGGACACATTCGATCTACCGGAAAAGGCGGTGAGATTAGCCAGTTCTAGCAAGTATGAAAATCAAGCCTTTCGCTATGGCGATCGCGTTTGGGGATTGCAGTTTCATTTAGAAGTGACTGAAGAAATTATTCAGCGCTGGTTGGTCAATCACAACCAGCGCCATCCAGTACCGCAACAAATTCCTCCTTATCCAATTCAGAAAGCAACCTCCAAGAATTTATCAGAATTTCAGACCATGGCCGATCGATTTATAGAGCAGTTTATTGCGGTCACGACTCCAGTTTCTCAGTCATCTTGA
- a CDS encoding tetratricopeptide repeat protein yields the protein MAKKNKAKKLPSSGGKGFGSSASQLKTGLLQVEKSLKHDNYDKAESLLDELKEKYPNSIDVLKSYLEYYTKINDYLNQEEICEQILEIDPNSQSVLLHLANSYLYNSRAVAALSTLRTYLEKYPQANKAPEIKNNIAKIEQELAGWIADSGLSGEPRAEEILTLQDKGQSLIERGHYPRGRELFEEILQICPTYVRALNHLAQSYYREENSEAALATAREAIALDPNNFHAQGNITQFLYLQGKVEEAQTELNKLLKMESEHPEFLLKVVETLSYFGDNKTILEIADRLKAEGSFYDREQPMFYHLVAVAALREGRETEARQYWQKSLDLSPHNELVSSNLRDANRPMSDRHAPWPFPISNWICRKAVDDLTSLIQGRDLDDETTKAEIAQSYFQQHPEIEKIVPILLDRGSPEAREFAMMSISMLQTPNLLERLREFVFSDRGPDRMRLNGSQILIDRQILKHRQSVRLWIQGKWQEIILQSLTIDYEPRISHEPHIQELLEKAVLALKNNQGVKGEKLLKQALQYAPDAPDILYNLAGSYQLQDRGEEAEKLIREIYQNHPDYLMGRLGLANLELLKNRIKEAKALLEPILEVEEFHIFEYTTYCQISINLALQEKDLTAAKSCLKMWRDVDDNNPKIDSYQKRIDLYEELAELMEEEDDLDAEEIFLNRIEQGSLFQDD from the coding sequence ATGGCTAAGAAGAACAAAGCTAAAAAATTGCCATCATCTGGAGGCAAAGGATTTGGCAGCAGTGCCAGCCAATTAAAAACGGGTCTCCTTCAAGTCGAAAAATCCTTAAAACATGACAATTATGATAAAGCAGAGAGTTTATTAGACGAACTCAAAGAAAAATATCCAAATTCCATTGATGTTCTCAAATCTTATCTCGAATATTACACTAAAATTAATGATTATCTGAATCAGGAAGAGATCTGCGAGCAAATTCTAGAAATCGATCCCAATAGTCAATCCGTTTTATTACACCTAGCAAATAGTTATCTATATAACAGCCGTGCTGTTGCAGCCCTCAGCACTTTACGCACTTATCTGGAGAAATATCCCCAGGCGAACAAGGCTCCTGAAATCAAAAATAACATCGCAAAGATCGAGCAAGAATTAGCAGGTTGGATAGCAGATAGTGGTCTTTCTGGTGAACCCAGAGCAGAAGAAATCTTGACATTGCAAGACAAAGGTCAAAGTTTAATCGAACGGGGTCACTACCCCCGAGGAAGAGAGCTTTTCGAGGAAATTTTACAAATTTGCCCGACCTACGTTCGCGCCCTCAACCATCTCGCCCAGTCCTATTATCGAGAGGAGAATAGCGAAGCCGCCCTAGCCACAGCCCGGGAGGCGATCGCCCTCGATCCGAATAACTTTCACGCGCAAGGAAATATCACGCAATTTTTATATCTTCAAGGAAAAGTTGAGGAGGCTCAAACCGAGTTAAATAAGCTCCTAAAAATGGAGTCGGAGCACCCGGAATTTCTGCTCAAGGTAGTCGAAACTCTCTCGTATTTTGGAGACAACAAAACGATTTTAGAGATCGCCGATCGCCTCAAAGCTGAAGGAAGTTTTTACGACCGAGAGCAACCGATGTTTTACCACTTGGTTGCCGTAGCTGCCTTACGAGAAGGTCGCGAAACTGAAGCGCGTCAGTATTGGCAAAAATCCCTCGATCTTTCACCGCATAACGAGCTGGTGTCGAGCAACCTCAGAGATGCCAATCGACCGATGAGCGATCGACACGCACCTTGGCCTTTTCCCATCTCTAATTGGATTTGCAGAAAGGCCGTTGACGATCTAACTTCCTTAATTCAAGGTCGAGATCTAGACGATGAAACCACCAAGGCTGAAATCGCTCAAAGTTATTTTCAACAGCATCCAGAGATCGAAAAGATCGTTCCCATTTTACTCGATCGCGGCAGTCCCGAGGCCAGAGAATTTGCGATGATGTCGATTTCTATGTTGCAAACCCCAAACTTATTAGAAAGATTGCGTGAGTTTGTCTTCAGCGATCGCGGTCCCGATCGGATGCGCTTGAATGGAAGCCAAATTTTAATCGATCGTCAAATCCTAAAGCATCGTCAATCCGTTCGCCTGTGGATTCAAGGAAAATGGCAAGAGATTATATTACAAAGCCTGACTATCGATTACGAACCCAGAATTTCTCACGAGCCTCATATTCAAGAATTGCTAGAAAAGGCGGTTCTCGCCCTGAAAAACAACCAAGGTGTCAAAGGAGAAAAACTACTCAAACAAGCCTTACAATACGCGCCAGATGCGCCGGATATCCTGTACAATTTGGCCGGATCTTATCAACTACAGGATCGCGGTGAAGAAGCAGAAAAACTCATTCGAGAAATTTATCAAAATCATCCCGATTATCTGATGGGTCGTTTGGGTTTGGCTAACCTAGAACTATTGAAAAATCGGATTAAGGAAGCAAAAGCACTTCTCGAACCGATCCTTGAAGTTGAAGAATTTCACATTTTTGAATACACCACTTATTGCCAGATCTCAATTAATCTTGCTTTACAAGAAAAAGACTTGACTGCCGCTAAGAGTTGTCTCAAGATGTGGCGTGACGTCGATGACAACAATCCAAAAATTGATAGTTACCAAAAGCGGATCGACTTGTACGAGGAACTCGCCGAGTTAATGGAAGAAGAAGACGATCTCGATGCCGAGGAGATCTTCCTCAATCGCATAGAACAAGGATCGTTATTTCAAGATGACTGA
- a CDS encoding FAD/NAD(P)-binding protein: MNENFALIPSKIDIAIIGAGPQALTLVAHLLQKRKSMRRRFVVFDPSGRWLTQWCHQFAALEIPHLRSPAVHHPDPDPFALRRFAQTRDRELFPPYDLPGTELFQDFCEDAIARWQLENRVVTAKVRRIEPLVGTRGDRFRLALEGGTSEVVAQRVVLATGGGTPHFPDWVSRIQTPYPSDRLCHSHQIDLRQLQLHGERVLIVGGGLTAGHLAIGALKRGAKVMLMMKRQLQEKLFDADPGWLGPKYLKEFSREANWVARWRAIASARNGGSMTPEVATQLRRESHRGNLAIYESCEVVSARWENRQWQIMCDDGAVYECDRIELATGTRLDVAAEPLLSEVCKVYPPESVGGLPVLDEYLRWPGCELFVMGGLAALQVGPVARNLAGARMAGDRISAALRKPSLRRSLGQSYTLAAK, from the coding sequence ATGAACGAAAATTTTGCCTTGATTCCTTCCAAAATCGACATTGCCATAATTGGCGCGGGGCCACAGGCGCTGACCCTGGTGGCGCATCTGTTGCAAAAGCGCAAAAGTATGCGCCGTCGGTTTGTGGTGTTTGACCCCAGTGGGCGATGGTTGACTCAGTGGTGTCATCAGTTTGCGGCTTTGGAAATCCCGCATTTGCGGAGTCCGGCGGTACACCATCCAGATCCGGATCCGTTTGCCCTGCGTCGGTTTGCCCAGACGCGCGATCGCGAGTTATTCCCGCCTTACGATTTGCCGGGAACGGAGTTGTTTCAGGACTTTTGTGAGGATGCGATCGCCCGGTGGCAGCTTGAAAATCGGGTAGTGACGGCGAAAGTGAGGCGAATCGAACCCCTCGTCGGGACGCGGGGCGATCGCTTTCGCTTGGCGTTAGAGGGGGGGACAAGTGAGGTGGTGGCGCAACGGGTGGTGCTGGCCACGGGAGGCGGTACGCCGCATTTCCCTGACTGGGTGAGTCGCATCCAAACGCCCTATCCGAGCGATCGCCTGTGTCATTCCCATCAGATCGATCTGCGTCAATTGCAGTTGCACGGAGAGCGGGTTTTAATTGTTGGTGGCGGGTTAACGGCGGGACATCTGGCGATCGGCGCATTAAAGCGAGGTGCGAAGGTGATGTTAATGATGAAGCGCCAATTGCAAGAAAAACTATTTGACGCCGATCCGGGATGGTTGGGACCGAAGTATCTGAAGGAATTTAGCCGGGAAGCGAATTGGGTCGCACGTTGGCGGGCGATCGCCTCGGCGCGCAATGGCGGGTCGATGACGCCAGAAGTTGCCACTCAGTTGCGACGGGAATCCCATCGGGGAAATCTGGCCATTTACGAGAGTTGTGAAGTGGTAAGTGCCCGTTGGGAAAATCGCCAATGGCAGATTATGTGCGATGATGGTGCAGTGTATGAATGCGATCGTATTGAGCTGGCAACTGGTACGCGGTTGGATGTGGCCGCCGAACCGTTATTGTCGGAAGTCTGCAAAGTATATCCACCGGAATCGGTCGGGGGTCTGCCCGTGTTAGATGAGTATTTGCGCTGGCCAGGTTGCGAGTTATTCGTCATGGGTGGGTTGGCGGCTTTGCAGGTAGGGCCAGTGGCACGAAACCTGGCTGGGGCGAGGATGGCCGGCGATCGCATTTCGGCGGCTCTGAGGAAGCCGAGTTTGAGGCGATCGCTAGGGCAGTCCTATACTTTAGCGGCCAAGTAA
- a CDS encoding metal ABC transporter permease → MMEALQYDFMRNALCAGVLVSLACGIIGTFVVVNRIVFIAGGIAHTAYGGIGLGYFFNFNPLLGAVAFSTLAGLAMGIVQRQTRERTDTTIGVMWAVGMAVGIILVDLTPGYKADLMSYLFGSILSVPTGDLQIMLGFDAIAIALVVLFYKELVAISFDESFATIQNVPVNGIYFLLLGEIALTVVMMMQVVGLILTIALLTIPAAISTQLVRDLKQMMAIASLLGVLFTSIGLWLSYTLNLTSGATIILVSGTAYLSILLLKWRSGRSACGPIVK, encoded by the coding sequence ATGATGGAAGCATTACAGTACGATTTTATGCGAAATGCCCTATGTGCGGGGGTGTTAGTGAGTCTTGCTTGCGGCATCATCGGCACGTTTGTGGTGGTCAATCGCATCGTGTTTATCGCCGGGGGAATCGCCCATACCGCTTACGGAGGTATTGGTCTGGGGTATTTTTTTAATTTTAATCCCCTGCTAGGTGCGGTGGCATTTAGCACCCTCGCCGGGTTGGCAATGGGAATCGTGCAGCGCCAAACCCGAGAGCGAACCGATACCACCATCGGCGTGATGTGGGCAGTGGGGATGGCGGTGGGAATTATCTTGGTGGATCTGACGCCGGGATACAAGGCGGATTTGATGAGCTATCTATTCGGGAGTATTCTAAGTGTTCCCACGGGCGATTTGCAAATCATGCTGGGGTTCGATGCGATCGCGATCGCCCTGGTGGTGTTGTTTTACAAAGAGTTAGTGGCGATTTCTTTTGACGAGTCCTTCGCCACGATTCAAAATGTGCCAGTGAATGGGATTTATTTCTTGCTCCTCGGGGAGATCGCCTTGACGGTAGTGATGATGATGCAGGTGGTGGGATTGATTCTGACCATTGCGTTGCTTACCATCCCCGCCGCGATTAGCACTCAGTTAGTGAGAGATTTAAAACAGATGATGGCGATCGCATCTCTTTTGGGGGTGCTGTTTACTTCCATTGGATTATGGCTGTCATATACCCTGAATTTGACCTCCGGGGCCACGATTATTTTGGTCTCCGGTACGGCGTATTTGTCGATCTTACTGCTGAAGTGGCGATCGGGTCGTTCTGCCTGTGGGCCAATTGTTAAGTAA
- a CDS encoding metal ABC transporter ATP-binding protein: MQLAQKTTLNSLNPPAIAIEHLWAGYDRHPVLEDITLEVNPLDFIALNGPNGGGKTTLIKVLLGLLQPMQGEVRILGRSAKQGRRYIGYVPQTVECDRDFPIRVWDVVRMGRLAKRALLHPYNRQDDRIVAECLQQVDLFDRRDRPFGTLSGGQRQRVYVARALATQPHILLLDEPTASVDDGGRTKIYHLLQQLNQSVTILTISHDLEEIAPYVKTIGYLNRRLFYDPKPIQDPILPSVPDANIQERTEP, encoded by the coding sequence ATGCAACTAGCACAAAAAACCACACTTAACTCCCTCAATCCACCCGCGATCGCGATCGAACATTTGTGGGCGGGGTACGATCGCCACCCAGTTTTAGAAGACATTACCCTGGAGGTCAACCCTTTAGACTTCATCGCCCTCAACGGACCGAATGGCGGCGGCAAAACTACCCTTATCAAAGTGCTGCTGGGGCTGCTCCAACCCATGCAGGGGGAGGTTCGTATTTTGGGCAGGAGCGCGAAACAGGGGCGACGATATATCGGGTACGTGCCGCAAACCGTGGAATGCGACCGGGATTTTCCGATTCGGGTGTGGGATGTAGTGAGAATGGGACGACTGGCAAAGCGTGCCTTGCTGCATCCCTACAATCGGCAAGACGATCGGATTGTGGCGGAGTGCCTGCAACAGGTGGATTTGTTCGATAGGCGCGATCGCCCGTTTGGCACCCTTTCCGGAGGACAGCGCCAGCGAGTTTACGTCGCTCGCGCCCTAGCGACCCAACCGCACATCCTGCTGTTGGACGAACCCACCGCCAGTGTGGATGACGGGGGGCGGACGAAGATTTACCACTTGTTACAACAACTCAACCAGTCGGTGACGATTTTAACGATTTCTCACGATTTGGAGGAAATTGCGCCCTATGTGAAGACGATCGGTTATTTGAATCGCCGATTGTTTTATGACCCGAAACCGATCCAAGACCCGATCTTGCCCTCCGTCCCAGACGCAAATATCCAGGAGAGAACAGAGCCATGA
- a CDS encoding metal ABC transporter solute-binding protein, Zn/Mn family, protein MKPCRLAIAVLCFAVAPLEGCQPNPKSELRAQTDPLDIAVSILPQKYFVQRVGGENVRVNVLVEPGASPATYEPKPSQLRALSEAEAYFRIRVPFENAWMDKIQAANPQMRLVDTTQDIERMPMSAHSHHGSGGHQQDANPDPHVWLSPALVKIQAQTIYDTLVELDPPRQAEYRQNLERFIADIGGLDAEIRTSLANLQQPKFMVFHPAWGYFAREYDLEMIPIEIGGTEPSAAEMAQLIARAKQEDIQVIFAQPQFSTKAAETIANEIGGEVILIDPLAPDWLENLGAIVSTFSRVLSEGRSRIRVGVLPFPRQPRPVPMNLR, encoded by the coding sequence ATGAAACCCTGTCGGCTTGCGATCGCCGTGCTGTGTTTTGCGGTGGCGCCCCTGGAGGGATGCCAACCGAATCCAAAATCGGAATTGAGAGCGCAAACGGATCCATTAGACATCGCCGTCAGCATTTTGCCGCAGAAATACTTTGTCCAGAGGGTTGGCGGCGAAAACGTGAGGGTGAATGTCTTGGTGGAACCGGGGGCTTCGCCAGCAACCTACGAGCCAAAACCCTCTCAGTTGCGGGCGTTGAGCGAGGCAGAGGCGTACTTTCGCATCCGCGTCCCCTTTGAAAATGCCTGGATGGACAAAATCCAGGCGGCTAACCCGCAGATGCGGTTGGTAGATACCACACAAGATATCGAGCGGATGCCGATGAGCGCCCATTCGCACCACGGATCCGGGGGTCATCAACAGGATGCCAATCCGGATCCGCACGTATGGCTCTCACCCGCATTAGTCAAGATCCAGGCACAGACAATTTACGATACCTTGGTAGAACTCGACCCGCCGCGACAAGCAGAATATCGACAAAATCTAGAACGGTTTATCGCCGACATTGGGGGACTCGATGCCGAAATTCGTACCTCCCTTGCCAATTTGCAGCAGCCGAAATTCATGGTTTTCCATCCCGCGTGGGGTTACTTCGCCCGGGAATACGATTTAGAGATGATTCCCATCGAGATTGGCGGTACCGAACCGAGTGCGGCGGAGATGGCACAGTTAATCGCACGGGCGAAACAGGAGGATATACAGGTTATTTTTGCCCAGCCTCAGTTTAGCACCAAAGCTGCGGAAACGATCGCCAATGAAATAGGAGGGGAAGTGATTCTCATCGATCCCCTCGCCCCGGATTGGCTGGAGAATTTGGGCGCGATCGTCAGTACATTCTCGCGGGTCTTAAGCGAGGGGCGATCGCGCATTCGCGTCGGAGTGTTACCCTTTCCCCGCCAACCGCGTCCCGTACCAATGAACCTTCGTTAG